One region of Peribacillus simplex genomic DNA includes:
- a CDS encoding alanine/glycine:cation symporter family protein, which translates to MSDFITALNGVLWSTPVIYILLGVGLVFSILTRFLQVRHIKEMVVLMFQGKSSEAGVSSFQALSIALSGRVGTGNIAGVATAIAFGGPGAVFWMWAIAFIGASSAFVESTLAQIYKVKQDGQYRGGPAYYIEKGMGVKWFAVLFALAALVAMAVLMPGVQSNSIAAGMENAFGIKPAITGIAIILLLGFIIFGGVKRIANAAQIIVPFMALGYILLSVVIVIMNITELPGVISLIFRSAFGMDSAFGGLIGMAIAWGVKRGVYSNEAGQGTGPHPAAAAEVSHPAKQGLVQAFSVYIDTLFVCSATAFMILFTGMYNTQAENGSFIVNNLADVTPGPGYTQAAIDSAVPGFGAGFVAVALFFFAFTTIMAYYYIAETNIAYLMRKRNSKWAMFALKLIILAASFYGTIRTAELAWALGDAGLGIMVWLNVIAILILAKPALITLKDYERQKKKGLDPVFDPKPLGIKNADFWENEYVGDKENVS; encoded by the coding sequence TTGTCTGATTTTATTACGGCTTTAAATGGAGTTTTGTGGAGCACACCTGTCATTTACATTTTATTGGGAGTAGGTTTAGTATTCTCGATTTTGACCCGTTTTCTGCAAGTAAGGCATATTAAGGAAATGGTCGTTTTGATGTTCCAAGGGAAAAGTTCTGAAGCGGGCGTTTCCTCTTTCCAGGCTTTATCCATAGCTCTTTCGGGTCGGGTCGGTACAGGTAACATTGCTGGTGTGGCGACGGCTATCGCTTTTGGTGGTCCTGGTGCCGTTTTTTGGATGTGGGCCATAGCCTTCATAGGAGCATCAAGTGCGTTTGTGGAATCGACCTTAGCTCAAATATATAAAGTCAAACAAGACGGTCAATATCGAGGGGGCCCTGCCTATTATATTGAAAAAGGAATGGGCGTGAAGTGGTTTGCTGTTCTTTTTGCACTCGCTGCACTAGTAGCCATGGCCGTGCTGATGCCTGGTGTTCAGTCCAATTCAATTGCTGCCGGAATGGAGAATGCATTTGGCATTAAACCTGCAATCACAGGTATAGCTATCATCCTTTTACTTGGTTTCATTATATTCGGTGGTGTAAAACGGATAGCCAATGCTGCGCAAATAATCGTACCGTTTATGGCCCTTGGCTATATATTACTTTCTGTTGTCATCGTCATAATGAATATTACAGAATTACCAGGTGTCATTTCATTAATATTCAGAAGTGCCTTTGGGATGGATTCTGCATTTGGCGGGCTCATCGGAATGGCGATAGCATGGGGAGTGAAACGCGGAGTTTATTCGAATGAGGCGGGGCAAGGCACAGGTCCTCACCCGGCTGCTGCGGCAGAAGTTTCGCATCCTGCCAAACAAGGTCTTGTACAAGCATTTTCTGTCTATATCGATACATTGTTCGTTTGTTCAGCAACGGCTTTCATGATCTTATTTACAGGTATGTATAATACTCAAGCGGAAAATGGATCATTCATTGTCAATAATCTAGCAGATGTAACACCGGGCCCAGGGTATACACAAGCGGCCATCGATAGCGCAGTACCGGGATTTGGTGCTGGGTTTGTTGCTGTTGCGCTTTTCTTCTTCGCTTTTACGACGATCATGGCATACTATTATATTGCAGAAACGAATATTGCTTATTTAATGCGCAAGCGGAATAGTAAGTGGGCCATGTTTGCATTGAAACTCATCATTCTTGCGGCTAGTTTCTATGGAACCATTCGTACGGCAGAGCTGGCTTGGGCATTAGGTGATGCTGGATTAGGGATTATGGTATGGCTCAATGTCATTGCCATTTTAATTCTCGCTAAACCAGCACTTATTACCTTAAAGGATTATGAGAGGCAAAAGAAGAAAGGTTTGGATCCCGTTTTCGACCCTAAACCGTTAGGCATTAAGAACGCCGATTTTTGGGAGAATGAATATGTCGGCGACAAGGAAAATGTTTCCTGA
- a CDS encoding 4-hydroxyphenylacetate 3-hydroxylase family protein, with amino-acid sequence MNSQGDQFIQSLQDGRSVWLNGTKIDVTTDENFKGTLTTISELFNMMDDSQKRNSVGYLSPKTRGFVHSAFLVPHSYDDLLRRRIAFETWSQTTDGVMSRLSDYARSRLTGWYASREDYKKFDEHFPHKIKAYYEEARDKNLFFSVVQRDPQINRANQSFKDIKDLGLLRITKKTSDGVFLSGAKMIGTAAPYSNDLIVYPLVNLKEEQESIAHMLIVAANSPGLHMVCRESFAANQTKIVDSPLSSRYDEMDALLIFDNVFVPWERVLLYDNADALLQIKLNPASNGLAYHQAIVRLLTKLEFVTAIACEIAEAIGADAYLHVQEKIGELLIQVETIRALLIASEREGKLDQYQTFIPNFTYIETARNLGTKYYPRAIEILQLIGAGGFIQLPSSVQDFQSPLSDLLKKYFKGANLEAEKRTKLFKLAWDLVGSPLGSRHELYERFYAGDPIRNIANQYNNYDKKRFKQMLEKYLDH; translated from the coding sequence ATGAATTCGCAAGGCGATCAATTTATCCAAAGCCTACAAGACGGAAGAAGTGTTTGGTTAAACGGAACAAAAATTGATGTCACAACAGATGAGAACTTTAAAGGTACATTAACTACGATCTCTGAGTTATTTAATATGATGGATGATTCACAAAAGAGAAACTCGGTAGGCTACCTTAGTCCCAAAACGAGAGGGTTTGTCCATTCAGCCTTTTTAGTTCCACACTCTTATGATGATTTACTGAGGAGAAGGATAGCCTTTGAAACTTGGAGTCAAACAACAGATGGCGTGATGAGCCGTTTGTCAGACTATGCTAGATCAAGGTTAACAGGATGGTATGCATCGCGGGAGGACTATAAAAAGTTTGATGAACACTTTCCCCATAAAATTAAAGCTTATTATGAAGAAGCAAGAGATAAGAATCTTTTTTTTAGTGTAGTGCAACGAGATCCTCAGATTAACCGTGCCAATCAATCCTTCAAAGATATAAAGGATCTAGGATTATTAAGAATTACAAAAAAGACGAGTGATGGTGTTTTCTTAAGTGGAGCCAAAATGATTGGTACCGCAGCACCCTATTCGAATGATTTAATTGTATATCCCCTCGTAAATCTGAAAGAAGAACAGGAATCCATAGCTCATATGCTTATTGTTGCGGCCAACTCTCCTGGATTGCATATGGTTTGTCGGGAATCCTTTGCTGCAAATCAGACAAAAATAGTGGATTCTCCTCTAAGTTCAAGGTACGACGAGATGGATGCTTTATTAATTTTTGACAATGTATTCGTCCCCTGGGAACGTGTTTTACTTTACGACAACGCTGATGCTTTGCTGCAAATTAAATTGAATCCCGCATCAAATGGCTTAGCGTATCATCAGGCTATCGTTCGGCTATTAACTAAGCTGGAATTCGTTACAGCAATAGCTTGTGAGATTGCTGAAGCAATAGGGGCCGATGCCTATCTGCATGTTCAAGAAAAAATAGGGGAACTATTAATCCAGGTTGAAACGATTAGAGCATTATTGATAGCTTCGGAAAGGGAAGGAAAGCTAGATCAATATCAAACGTTCATCCCAAATTTCACGTACATTGAAACAGCCAGAAACCTCGGGACCAAATATTATCCCCGTGCCATAGAAATCTTACAGCTCATAGGGGCCGGAGGATTCATTCAATTACCCTCAAGTGTACAGGACTTCCAAAGTCCCTTATCGGATTTGCTGAAAAAATATTTTAAAGGAGCGAATCTGGAGGCAGAAAAGAGAACAAAACTATTTAAATTAGCCTGGGATCTTGTGGGGAGTCCTTTAGGATCTAGGCATGAATTATATGAACGTTTTTATGCAGGAGATCCAATACGCAATATAGCTAATCAGTATAATAATTATGATAAAAAAAGATTTAAACAAATGTTAGAAAAATATTTAGATCATTAA
- a CDS encoding TetR/AcrR family transcriptional regulator — translation MSKRIRLDLSIILQKATELVDENGLDHLTLGQLAEELQIRPPSLYNHLDGLNGLKQKLAVNGVKKLYEYMIQATVGRSGDDAIRALSEAYVEFTRVHPGLYDATTRFPNSEDMELQQAQQAVLEFVVQVLQAYDLKEEMAIHLVRGLRSILHGFTSIEKMGGVGMPIDIDKSFSILLNTYIEGIHSIVMNKDKYDLVEG, via the coding sequence ATGTCTAAACGTATAAGGTTGGATTTGTCCATCATTTTACAGAAAGCGACTGAACTAGTTGATGAAAACGGCCTTGATCATCTTACTTTAGGGCAGTTGGCTGAGGAATTACAAATACGGCCCCCCTCGTTATATAACCATTTAGACGGCCTAAATGGATTAAAACAGAAACTAGCAGTAAATGGAGTTAAAAAACTTTATGAATACATGATTCAAGCAACAGTGGGACGTTCCGGTGATGATGCAATCAGGGCACTTAGTGAGGCGTATGTTGAATTTACTAGAGTTCATCCAGGCCTTTATGATGCCACCACCCGTTTTCCAAATTCTGAAGACATGGAATTACAGCAAGCACAGCAAGCAGTTTTGGAGTTTGTTGTCCAAGTACTACAAGCCTATGATTTAAAGGAAGAAATGGCGATTCACTTGGTGAGAGGATTAAGGAGTATTTTACATGGATTTACTTCAATTGAAAAAATGGGTGGGGTTGGAATGCCAATTGATATCGATAAAAGTTTTTCTATTCTGCTAAATACATATATAGAGGGAATCCATTCAATTGTAATGAATAAAGATAAATATGATCTGGTGGAAGGTTAA
- a CDS encoding cysteine dioxygenase: protein MDFLESVKCTFDNLPSYDEGNLVQAVQSLNLTFHEVSKYVTEPMDLEYGRNVIYKSENVEVIVIHLPSMARTLIHDHGLSIGCIFVVAGDFLNVLYKSEEKESNPIYDQIEEFSQNEILLVKEDTIHMMYNPTTSPVITFHIYTPPLKGGTIYTSP, encoded by the coding sequence ATGGATTTTTTAGAGTCTGTCAAATGCACTTTCGATAATTTACCCTCGTATGATGAAGGTAATTTAGTACAAGCCGTTCAATCTTTAAATCTAACTTTTCATGAGGTTTCTAAGTATGTTACTGAACCGATGGATTTAGAATACGGAAGGAATGTTATTTACAAATCCGAAAATGTCGAAGTAATTGTCATTCATTTACCTAGTATGGCCAGGACTCTTATCCATGATCATGGATTGTCTATTGGATGCATTTTTGTGGTAGCTGGTGATTTTTTAAACGTATTATATAAGTCGGAAGAGAAAGAATCTAATCCAATTTATGATCAAATAGAGGAGTTTTCCCAAAATGAAATCCTCCTTGTTAAAGAAGATACCATTCACATGATGTATAATCCCACCACTTCTCCTGTTATTACCTTTCATATTTACACTCCACCATTAAAAGGCGGAACAATCTATACTTCCCCATAA
- a CDS encoding RrF2 family transcriptional regulator, which yields MKISSKGEYALRALIALAKNEKGLMQIKDVANETLVSPQYLEQILLHLKSHGYVKSKRGVYGGYSLKELPNQIIIGNVIRDLEGPLAPMSCVSITAYEYCPLEDNNCLLKPLWALIRDQVAELLDHTTLEDLLEGNIYKN from the coding sequence ATGAAGATTTCAAGTAAGGGGGAATATGCATTAAGAGCTTTAATAGCTTTAGCAAAGAACGAAAAAGGACTCATGCAGATAAAAGATGTTGCGAATGAGACGTTAGTGTCGCCTCAATATCTGGAGCAAATTCTCTTACATTTAAAAAGTCACGGTTATGTTAAAAGTAAAAGGGGGGTCTACGGAGGGTATAGCTTAAAGGAATTGCCCAATCAGATTATCATTGGAAACGTAATTCGGGACTTAGAAGGACCGCTTGCCCCTATGAGCTGTGTAAGTATTACAGCATATGAATATTGTCCCCTTGAAGATAATAACTGTTTATTAAAACCCCTTTGGGCACTGATTAGAGATCAAGTGGCAGAATTGCTTGATCATACAACTTTGGAAGATCTTTTGGAAGGTAATATTTATAAAAATTAA
- a CDS encoding MBL fold metallo-hydrolase, whose translation MKMTKVGTVFQLSFMPRVFPVNCYLVEEENSLTLVDAALPYSGKNIMKAAQIIGKPITRIIVTHAHDDHVGALDGLKASMPDVQVSISIREASLLAGDVTLLQNENPIRGGVPKNIQTRPDLLLKEGDRIGSLEVIYSPGHTPGSISLLDTRNHSLIVGDALQTRGGTAVSGMIKPLFPFPSFYTWDKLIALESAKKLRSHKPALLAVGHGKMLEHPGNSMDRAIVEAELKLQQ comes from the coding sequence ATGAAGATGACAAAGGTTGGTACAGTATTTCAACTATCTTTCATGCCACGTGTATTTCCCGTAAACTGTTATTTAGTAGAGGAAGAGAATAGCCTTACACTAGTAGATGCAGCATTACCCTATAGCGGAAAAAACATAATGAAAGCGGCGCAAATTATTGGAAAACCGATAACAAGAATAATAGTTACTCATGCTCATGATGATCATGTTGGTGCACTTGACGGGCTAAAAGCATCAATGCCTGATGTACAAGTGAGTATTTCTATTAGGGAAGCATCATTACTTGCTGGTGATGTCACGCTCCTGCAAAATGAAAATCCAATCCGTGGCGGAGTCCCTAAGAATATTCAAACTCGGCCAGACTTACTGCTTAAAGAGGGTGACCGTATCGGTTCATTGGAAGTTATTTATTCACCTGGACATACCCCTGGTTCGATATCGCTTCTTGATACCCGTAATCATAGTTTAATTGTCGGGGATGCCCTGCAAACAAGAGGTGGAACTGCGGTTTCTGGAATGATCAAGCCTTTATTTCCATTCCCATCCTTTTACACATGGGATAAACTTATCGCACTTGAAAGTGCAAAGAAATTAAGAAGTCATAAACCAGCTTTACTTGCTGTAGGTCATGGAAAGATGCTGGAACACCCTGGGAATTCTATGGACAGAGCAATAGTTGAAGCCGAATTAAAACTTCAACAATGA
- a CDS encoding PucR family transcriptional regulator, translated as MSLEKILTLTNINDITDMVSTYLKKPVVIENDQFLLLAYSSYYIEHFDQANRQTIFTKHWPIPILEKFMDEGIVEQLKTVEHPFRVKQIEEIGLNQRVVVSAVHKGQVFGFIWVQETETMPDSDLEFLHEVSHHIGKLLHQKKQINMKKDEEKNEFYQKVIDEVYQTENQIKWEAANMNLLIPETFLINVFTIAQSDAEHFDELADTVSLFANALNHFSHVFTNQLKIIVLIGSNGKGKDLLSDSANDLTNTVLAQFNDQRVFPGIGNEYSSILQLRKSYLEALEVINAAKFIGKPEQFPFQYSKLGIFRYLEMISNHHTKTNYINNDLQILQKKDQESQTKLIQTMEIYLLNNCRIKPTAEQLYIHTNTLKYRLNQIADLTTIDFDDFHSRIQLYIDLQLIKQKS; from the coding sequence ATGTCATTAGAAAAAATCCTGACTCTCACAAACATCAACGATATAACGGATATGGTCAGCACTTATTTAAAAAAACCAGTCGTCATCGAAAATGACCAATTTTTATTGCTGGCATATAGTTCATATTATATCGAACACTTCGACCAAGCCAATCGGCAAACCATCTTCACAAAGCATTGGCCGATTCCAATTCTGGAGAAATTCATGGATGAGGGCATTGTCGAACAGCTTAAAACGGTGGAGCATCCATTTAGGGTGAAACAAATCGAGGAAATCGGCTTAAATCAAAGAGTCGTTGTAAGCGCTGTCCACAAAGGGCAGGTGTTCGGATTCATTTGGGTCCAAGAGACGGAAACGATGCCTGATTCCGATTTGGAATTTTTACATGAGGTTTCCCATCATATCGGCAAGCTCCTCCATCAGAAAAAACAGATAAACATGAAAAAAGATGAAGAGAAAAATGAGTTTTATCAAAAGGTCATTGACGAAGTCTATCAAACTGAAAACCAAATAAAATGGGAAGCGGCCAATATGAATCTTCTCATTCCGGAAACATTCCTTATTAATGTCTTTACCATCGCTCAATCCGATGCGGAACATTTCGATGAATTAGCGGATACAGTCAGTCTATTCGCCAATGCATTGAATCATTTTTCCCATGTATTCACAAACCAATTGAAAATCATCGTCTTAATTGGCAGCAATGGTAAAGGGAAAGACCTGCTTTCTGATAGCGCCAATGATTTAACGAACACGGTTCTTGCCCAATTCAATGATCAAAGGGTGTTCCCGGGAATCGGAAATGAGTATTCTTCGATTCTTCAATTAAGAAAATCCTATCTCGAAGCACTTGAAGTGATCAATGCAGCCAAGTTCATCGGTAAGCCTGAACAGTTTCCTTTCCAATATAGCAAGCTGGGGATTTTCCGTTACCTCGAAATGATCTCCAATCATCATACTAAAACGAATTATATCAATAACGATTTACAGATTCTTCAAAAAAAGGACCAGGAAAGCCAAACCAAACTCATTCAAACAATGGAAATATATCTGTTGAACAATTGCCGGATCAAACCGACAGCTGAACAGCTATACATTCATACCAACACATTGAAATATAGATTGAACCAAATAGCCGATCTCACTACAATCGATTTTGATGACTTTCATTCGAGAATACAACTATACATCGATTTACAGCTTATAAAGCAGAAATCTTAA